The following DNA comes from Janthinobacterium sp. TB1-E2.
CCATGGCCGGCAGGCTTTTCACGTCGGGGTTGTAGCGGTAGCGCGTCTGGATGGCGACGGGGTTGCTCATCGTGATGCCATAGCGGTGCAAGGCCTGGTCGGCCAGCCACAGCTGATGCATGCCCTGCACGTAGCCTTGCACGGTTTCCGCGCGCATCGGCATGGCGCCGTCAATCCACGCGCCCACCTGGGCCGGCGCGCCGCGCTGCACGTCGCGCGCGAAGCCGGGCGGGATCTCGATGGCCAGCGACAGTTCTCCGCTGCGCATGCGCTTGTCGATATCGGCATAGTCGCGCAGCGGCGGGCGTTCGATGAAATAGCGCGAGCCGGCCAGGTTGTTCGTGTAATTCTGGCTCAACGTCGTCTGGTCGTGGTCGAGCACCGCGTAACTCAAGTCTTCCACATCGAGGCTGATGCCGAAGCCGATAACGAATAGCAGCAGCACGGAGCCGCCCAGCGCCAGGGTCAGGCGCACGGGATCGCGGCGCAATTCCAGCGTTTCGCGCCACATGTAGCTGAGCATGCGGCCCAGGCTGAAACGGCTGCGCCTACGCTCCTGTTGCGGTGCGACCGCTTCCGCCTTCTGCACGGGCGCCTCGCTTTCCTGCGCCGCCGGCGCCGTGCCGCCGCCCGCCTCTTCCAGGTAGGCGATGAAAGCCGCTTCCAGCGAGGGCGCGCCCTTCTTGCGCACCAGTTCGGCCGGCGCATCGCTGACCAGCACTTTACCCGCATGCATCAGCGAGATACGGTCGCAGCGCTCGGCCTCGTTCATGAAGTGGGTGGAGATGAAAATGGTGACGTGGTCGCGCCGCGCCAGCTCGATCATCAGGCGCCAGAAATTGTCGCGCGCGATGGGGTCGACGCCGGACGTCGGCTCGTCGAGGATCAGCATTTCCGGCTTGTGCACCATGGCCACGGCCAAGGACAGCCGCTGGCGTATGCCCAGCGGCAGGCTGTCGGGCAAGTCGTCCATCACCGCACCCAAGTCGAAGCGCTGCGCCATCTCGTCGATGCGCGCAGGTATCTCGCCCTCTGGCACGTGGAACAGGCGCGCGTGCAGCACGAGGTTCTGGCGTACCGTCAGTTCGCTGTACAGCGAGAACGCCTGCGACATGTAGCCGACCCGCCGGCGCGTGTCGATATCGCTGGAATCGACCTGCTTGCCGAACAGCCAGGCCTTGCCCTCGGTCGCGGGCAGCAAGCCCGTGAGCATCTTCATGGTGGTCGACTTGCCGCAGCCGTTCGAGCCCAGGAAGCCGAAGATTTCGCCGCGGCCGATGCGGAAATTCACATGGTCGACGGCCGTAAAATCGCCGAAGCGCATGGTCAGGTCCTGCGCCTCGATGGCGACGTCCTGCGCGCTGGCGGCATCGAGCGGCGTGATGACGACGGGCTGGTGGCCCGCGCGCTTCGCTTCCGGCAGCAGCTTGATGAAGGCCGCTTCCAGGTTGCCGCTGTCCGTGCGCGCCAGCAGTTCGGCCGGCGTGCCCGTATCGAGCACCCTGCCGTCATCCATGGCGACCAGCCAATCGAAGCGCTGCGCCTCGTCCATGTAGGCCGTGGCCACCATCACGCTCATTTGCGGGCGCTGCACGCGGATGCCGGCGATCAGGTCCCAGAACTGGGCGCGCGCCAGCGGATCGACGCCGGTGGTCGGCTCGTCGAGAATCAGCAGGTCGGGATCGTGGATCAGCGCGCAGCACAGGCCCAGCTTCTGCTTCATGCCGCCCGACAGCTTGCCGGCCGGGCGCGCGAGGAACGATTGCAAACCCGTACTGCGGGTCAGCTGGTCGATGCGGCGGCGGCGCTCGGCCGCGTCGTGGCCGAACAGGCGCGCGAAAAACTGCAGGTTTTCCTCGACCGACAGGGTCGGATACAGATTCTTGCCCAGGCCTTGCGGCATGTAGGCGATGCGCGGACAGACGTCGTCGCGGTGGCGCGCATCGCGCATGTCGCCGCCCAGCGCCATCACTGTGCCCTGCTGCACGGCGCGCGCGCCCGCCACCAGCGACAGCAAGCTCGATTTGCCCACGCCATCGGGACCGATCAAGCCCACCATGCGGCCGGCCGGCACATCGAGGTCGATGCCGTCCAGCGCCACCGTCTTGCCGTAATGCTGGCTGACGCCGCGGATGCTGACGACAGGGGAAGTGGAAGCCACAGTCACTGCGGAACCTTCGCCGTCAGTTCAGCGGGCCAGGCCTGCTTCCCGTCGAGACGCACCCAGGCCACGCCAGGCAAGCCCACTTTCACCAGCGCCAGATGCTTTTGCAGCAGCTCGCGGCTGATCTGCGCTTTCACGCGGAACATCAGTTTCTGGCGTTCGCTGGCCGTTTCCACGGTCTTCGGCGTGAACTGCGCGCTGGCGGCGACGAACGAGATCGTCGCGGGAATCACGTACTGGGGCGCCGCGTCGAGGATGATGCGTACTTCGCCGCCCAGCGCCACCTTGCCGGCCGCCGTCTCGGGCAGGAAGAAGGTCATGTAGACGTCGGACAGGTCGACCAGGTTGAGCACCTTGCCGCCGCCGGCCAGCACTTCGCCCTGCTGCGCCACCAGGTATTGCACGCGGCCGTCGCGCGGCGCCGCCAGCTGGCCATCGGCCAGGTCGGCGTCGATGCGCGCCGTCGTCGCCTCGGCCGCCACGACGGCGGAACGCGAACCGACCACCTGCGCCTTGGCCGCGTCGATGGCCGCCTGCGCCGCCGTCACCTGCGCCCTGGCCGCATTCAGGGCGGCGGCCACGCTGCGCACGCGGGCGCGGTCGTCGTCGAGTTCCTGCACCGAGGAAGCGCCTTCTTTCGACAGGGTTTCGGAGCGGGCCAGGCGGCGCTTGGCCGCATCGAGTTCGCTTTCGCGCTGCGCCACCATGGCCAGCGCGGCCGCCTTGTCGCTCTCGCGCACGGCCACCTGCGCCTGCGCGCCGACCACCGCATCGGATGCCTGCTGCTGGCGCGCGCGCGCCTCGTCGCGCTGGGCCGCCAGCGAGTCCACCTGCATGGTTGCCAGCGGCTGGCCGGCCTTGACGAAGTCGCCTTCGCGCACGAGGATCTCCTTGACCCGGCCGGCCAGCTTGGTGGCGACATCGATTTCCGTCGCCTCGATGCGGCCATTGCCGCTGACAAAACCTTCGCCAGGACCGGTGGGACGCATTTTTTGCCAGGCCACATAGCCGAGCACGAGAACGGCCACGACGAGCGCCGCGGGGATGAGTTTTTTCTTCAATTGAGCATTCATGGTATCGGGGCGATCAAATTAGTGGGTGGAAGCGGCGGCGGAGGCGACGGGCGCGCCGCCGCCCAGGGCCGCATACAGGCTGACCTGGCTCGAGAGCAGCGCGCGGCGCGTCTGCACCAGCTGCTGCTCGACCGTCAGCAAGTCGCGCTGCGCATCGAGCACTTCCAGGTAGGGTGCGGCGCCATTGTCGTAGCGCAGCTTGGCCAGGCGCGCCCGTTCGCTCTGCGCCGCCAACGTCGTCTTGCCGATGTCGACCTGCAGCGCCAGCCAGCGCCGGTTCGACAGCGCGTCGGCCACTTCGCGGAACGCGCCCTGCACGCTCTTTTCATAATTGGCCACGGCCACGTCGCGGCGCACCTCGGCCAAGTCCATATTGGCGCGCAAACGGCCCGCGTCAAAGATCGGCAGCACCATGCGCGGCGCGAGATTCCAGGCGCCGCTGCCCGAGTCGAACAAACCGTTCAATTCCGCGCTGGCCGTGCCGTAGGCGGCCGTCAGTGAAATCGTCGGGAAGAAGGCGGCGCGCGCGGCGCCGATATTGGCTTGCGCGGCACGCAACTGGTGTTCGGCCGCGATCAGGTCGGGACGCTGCGTGAGTAAAGCCGAGGGCAAGCCCGCATGCAGCGGCTGCAGCACGCTGGCGTCGTCGAAACGGCGCACCTCAGCCACCGGCGTCAGATCGACGGGGCCGCCCACCAGCTGGGCCAGCGCGTGCGCCTGCACGGCGCGCGCCTGTTCCAGCTGAGCCGACAGCGAGAGGGCCTGGCTGAGCAGGGTTTCCACCTGCGTCAGGTCCAGCTTGGAAATCGACCCCACTTCAAAACGGCGGGTGAAGATGCGCAGCGATTCGGCGCGGCTGTCGACCGTGGCGCGCGCCAGTTCCACGCGCTCATCGAGTTCGCGCAAGCCCAGGTAGCCATTGGCCACCTGCGCCACGAGGGCCACGCCGACGGCGCGGCGCGCCTCGTCGCTGGCCAGCAGGGTTTGCAGCGCGCTGTCTTTGAGGCTGCGTACCCTGCCCCAGAAATCGAGTTCCCAGGCGCTCACGTTCAAGCCCGCCTGGTACTGCGCGCTCGTCATGGCGCGGCCCGTCGGACTCAGGTCATCTGGCATGCGTGCGCGGCTGCCGGAGGCGCCCAGCGCGATAGTGGGAAATTGCTCCGCGCGCTGGATGCCATACGCGGCGCGCGCCTCTTCCACGCGCAAGGCAGCGATGCGGATGTCGCGGTTGCTGGCCAGCGCCTGCGCAATGAGCGCCTGCAGACGTGGATCGGCAAAATAGCTTTGCCAGGCGACGTCGGGCGCATGCGCGCCGGCGGGATCGGTTTCCGGATACTGCGCCGCCACGGGCAGCGGCGGTGGCGCATACGCCGGCGCCATCGAGGCGCAGCCGGCCAGGGCCAGCGTGGCTGCCAGTGCGGCCAGCATGGCGTGGTGTGGCAAGGTAAGAACAGCCATGGTCATCATCTTCCAGTCAATTCAGAATGTTGTAGCCGCCATCGACGTACAGGGTGCCGCCCGTGATGGCGCGCGCGCCGCCGCCGGCGAGGAAGGCGCACAGCGCGCCCACGTCCTCGATGGTGGCTAGGCGGCGCATGGGCGAACGTTCGATGGCGTCGGCCATCAGGCGGTCGAAATGGGCGATGCCGGAAGCGGCCCGCGTTTCCAGTGGCCCCGGCGAAATGGCGTTGACTCTGATGCCTTGCGGGCCCAGTTCGGCGGCCAGGTAACGCACGGACGCTTCCAGCGCCGCCTTCACGGGCCCCATCAGGCCGTAGTCGGCGATGACTTCCTCGGCGCCCAGATAACTCATGGTCATCAAGCTGCCGCCGTCCGGCATCAGCGGTTCGGCCAGTTTCGCCATGCGCATGAAGGAGTGGCAGGAGACATCCATCGCCTGCGCAAAGCCGTCGGCGGAGCTGTCCGTCACGCGGCCATGCAAATCGTGTTTCGGCGCATAGGCGATGGAATGGACGACGAAGTCGATGCGCCCCCACTGCCGTTCGATCTGCGCGAACAGCGCCTCCAATTGCCCCGGCACGGCCACGTCGAGCGGCGCCATGATCGACGCCTGCACTTGCTGCGCCAGCGGTTCCACGTGCGTTCTCGCCTTGTCATTGAGCCAGGTGACGGCCAGTTCCGCGCCGGCCGCGCGCAGGGCGTTGGCACAGCCCCAGGCGATGCTTTGCGCATTGGCGATGCCCACCACCAGCCCCCGCTTGCCCTGCAAAGACAGCTGCTGCAAGGGGGCCGTCATGCCGGGACTGGACGCAGGGCGGGCCACGGCGTGGCCGCCTGCACGCTACGCACGGCGCCGGCGCGCATGGCGGCGGCGCACATGGCCAGCGTAACGCCGCCAGCGCGCGCATACGGCAAGGCAATCGGAGTGTGGGGATGGAGGGTACTGCACGCGTCAGGCGCGGGGGTCTGCATCTTCATGAATCGGCTTCCGTTACTGAAATTCGAGGCCGGCACCAGTGCATTCTCGGGGAACTGGTACAGGGCGAAAATTACTCTACAGCATTTAGATACGTGATTCGCGATGAGTCCGGTCCGCATGCTTATCGTTTTGAGCTAGGTCAACTATAAGTGCGATTGCGGCAATGCAACATTGATATACATCAAATTCTACATCAATATTATTTAAATGAACTAATTGACAAGCAAGCGAATCGCGGTGCCTTTTTGATAACTCCGTGGGGCTGGCGCACAGAAAAGCGGCCGCACAAAAAGAAGGGGGATTGCCTGGAAAACAAGCGGTGGGGCGACTTGGCGCGCGGCGCCAGGCGGGAAGCGGGAAAAATCGGGGCCATGCTATTGCGATGCAACATGGCCCCATGCACTACTGGAATGACAGGAGCGACTTTATTTGACCGGCGCCGATGCAGGACGCGAATACAGGTCGATGATGGTGCTGATGCCATCCTGGCATACGGAGCAGAACGTCTCGCTGCGGTCGAACATGATGCACTGCATCTCGGGCCGGTAATAGCCGGACGACTCGTAGTGCGCGCCTTCGAAGGCGCCCACCGCATGGCGCTGCGGCGCTTTCGAGAAAAGCTGCTGCGTGTACGCCAGGTCGGCCTTGAACAAGCCGCTCATTTCACTTTCCGGGCGGTTGGCCGCGCGCAAAGCCGCGCGCTGCTTCTGGTATTCGCGCGCATGGCTGTCGTACGCCTCCTTCGGCCATGGCGTCGGCAGCGGCGTGCCCGCCTTCACGTGGTTCTTCCATTTCAGCCTGGCCGGATCGCGCAGCGCCGTGGCGTTCGGCTCCCACGGTTCCTGGCGTTCGCCATTCGACTGATAGGCCACGGGAGAAGTGTAGTACTCGTCGGCCAGGCCGGCGAAATGGTGGCCGAATTCGTGCACGAACAGGTAATTGGCCCAGTCGCTGTTGGCCGCCGCCGTGCTGAACTGGCCGAAGATGCCGCCACCGCCGTAGGTATCGTTATTGACGAGGATTTCGATGAATTCATACGGCGCGTACTGCGCCAGGTCGCGCAATGCGCGGTTGTCCGCCGTCAGTACATAACGCTCGCTGCCGAAGATGTCGTAGCGCGTGCCCAAGGGCGACGCATGATGCACGCCCGTCGATGGACGCGACACGCCCGACTCCGGCGTCGGCGCGGCCATGGCCCACACATTGAAGTCATTGGCCCGCTCGCGGAACGGCGACACCGTGAAAAGATGCTCGGCCAATTTGCGCGCCGTCGCTTCGAACTTGCCCATTTCGGCCGCCGTATAGCCATCGCCCATGATCAAGAGGTCGACCTTGTCGGACGATGGACCGCTGATGCGGATCGGTATCGGCTTGACGGGCGCCGGCGGCTGCTTGCGTATCACGTCCTGCGCGGCCGGATCGACGTCCGTGCTCCACACAATGGAAAACAGGCCGCGCTCGTCGCGCTTGAGAATGCGCACGCGCACGGGCTGCTCGGGCTGCGGGAAGCGCACAGATTCCTGGAACGCGCGCGTGGTGGTTTTCGCTTCATCCGTGCTGGCCCATTCGCCGAAGATGGTGGAAAAACCGCGCGAATACAGCACCTTGCCTGACTTGATGTCGACCACTTCCAGCATATTGTTGCCGCGGTTGCTGTCATCGATGGGGCGCGCCAGGTTGCCCGCCCATGGCAGGGGCTCGACCAGCACGCGCTCGACCGCATAATGCTCGCCCAGCGCATTGCCGCTGTGCTGGTAATCGAGGCGCATGGTGGCCGGCTGGGCGGCACTGGCCGCTTGCGCGGCAGGGGCGATGCCGGCGGCCAGCGCCAGCGCGCAGAGGAAGGATCGAATCGGGGTCTGCTGCATGTCATTCCTAAAACGGTAGAAAAACAGGTGAAGGGATCGGTTTTCCAAACAATCGGCGGGCCTGCCGGCAGGCGCGGGAAAAACCGCTGCGGCACATTGTAGCGACAGGAAGGGGACGTGCAAAGTGGCCAGCTTGACCCGGCAAGGCAATCGGCATATATTAGACTGACCAGTCGATTAATTAAAGGTAAGTCCATGCGCACCATCGATCCCGATAAACACGCGGCACGCCGCGACGCCATTCTCTCCGCCGCGCGCCACTGCTTCGCGCACAAGGGCTTTCACCAGACCAGCACCGCCGCCATCTGCGCGCAGGCGGGCATGAGCCCCGGCAACCTGTTTCATTACTTCCCCACCAAGCAAGCGATCATCGCCGCCATCGTCGACCAGGAAGGCAGCGAGACGGCCGCCTATTTCGCGGGCGTGCAAGGCAGTGCCGATGCCTACGGCGCCCTGCTCGACTTCATGGACCTGGTGCTGGCGCTGGCGGCCGACGCGGACTTTGCGGGACTGGCGCTGGACATTGCCGCCGAGGCGATGCGCGATACGGACATCGCGGTCAGGGTGGCGCGCAACGACGCCAGCCTGCGCGGCGGCGTGCAAACCTTGCTGGAAGAGGCGGCCGCGCAGGGCCAGGTCGACGCCGCGCTGGCCCCCGCGCAAACGGCCGGCTGGATCGCCGCGCTGATCGATGGCATCTTCAACCGCGTCGCCGTCGATCCCGATTACGCGCCGCTGGCGCAGCGGGCCAGCCTGCACCTGTTATTGGCGCGCTTCCTGCGCCCTGCCCTGGTATGAGCGCCGCCATGAGCCGCTCACCGAGTACGCCGCCCGCGCGCATCGCCGACGTCGACGCCCTGCGCGGCTGCGCCCTGTTCGGCATTTTGGTCGTCAATATCGGCGCCTTCGCCACGCCCTGGTTCGGCCTGGGCCTGACCGATCCCGCCTTTCACGGCGGCGTGGACCGCGCCACGCACTTCCTCGTCGCCCTGCTGTTCGAAACCAAGTTCTACCTGCTGTTTTCTTTTTTGTTCGGCTACAGCTTCACCCTGCAGTTGCAGGCGGCCGCGCGCGCCGATGCGCCATTCGTGCCGCGCATGCTGCGCCGGCAAGCGGGCCTGTGGCTGATCGGCGCCCTGCACGCCGTGTTCCTGTTTCATGGCGACATACTGACCACCTACGCTCTGCTGGGCATCATGCTGCTGGCGCTGCACCGCTGCGGCGAACGCCAGGCACTGTCCCTGGCGCTGGTGCTCGTCGCCGTCTGCGTCGCATTCTGGGCAGGCATGGCCTGGCTGCAAAGCCTGCAGCCGCCGGGCGACGCCGCGCAGCTGGCCGTGGCGATGGCGCAAAAGGCGGCAAGCGCGCTGGCCGCCTACCGCGCCACGCCAGCCGCCGTCATCCATCAGCACCTGCGCGAACTCAATGACATCTGGCTCGTCCTGCTGCTGGTGCAGGCCCCGTGTGCGCTGGCCATGTTCCTGTGCGGCCTGGCCGCCGGCAAGCGCGAGATGCTGCTGCATGCGAGCGACTATCTGCCGCTGCGCGGCCGCCTGCTGCGGGCCGGCACGCTGGCGGGATTGCCCGGCGCCGCCTTCTATGCGTGGACCTCCGTGTATGGTGACAGCCAGGCATGGCAGGTGGCGGGACTGGCCGTGGGACTGGCCACCGCTCCGCTGCTGGCGGGCGCCTACCTGGCATTAGCCCTATCTCTGTTCGAGCGTCTGCGCGACGGCACGCTGTTTGCGCTGCTGGGCGATACAGGCCGCATGGCCCTGTCGAACTACCTGCTGCAGTCGGCCATCTGCGCCGTGCTGTTCCTCGCGTATGGCGCGCGGCTGATGGGCAGCGTCTCGCCGCTGGGCACCCTGGCGCTGGCCGCCATCATCTTTTGCGCGCAGCTGCCATTGAGCCGCTGGTGGCTGCGCGGCCACGCTTATGGCCCTGTCGAGTGGCTGCTGCGGGCCCTGACGGTCGCCGCGTGGCCGCGCTGGCGGCGCTAACGCGCCACTTACTTGTAGCGGTACAGGGGCTGGCGCAGCTGGATCGGGCGGATATCGAGGCGCAGCTTCAGCACCGAGTACGCTTCCGCCTCGGTCGAGCTGTAGCCGACGCTGTTGACGGTTTTACTGAAGCGGAACTCGAAGCCCAGGTCCGGGTACGGGTCGCGCGGATTGCCGAAGGCGATGCCGATGGCTTCCTGCTGGGCGTTGTCGATCAAATTGCCCATCAGGTCCAGCACGGCGTTATTGCCGAGGATATCGTTGGTAAACACAGGTTCGCGCATGTCGGGCTGGTTCGGATCGAGCTTGTTGTCGGCCTTGTCCGGCGACGGCGTAAACACGCGCGTGACAAGATTGAATTTGTCGCCACGGTCCAGATAGCTGATGGCCGCGTTGCTGATATTGAAATTTTTCACACCACGGTCGCTGATGGCGCCCGACAGGTCGATCAGCAGGGCGCCGCTGTAGCCGATGACTTCCACGTCGCGCATGGCGTCGACCACCATGGCGCTGTTTTCATCGATGCCCAGCCCCAGGTGATAGCCTTTTTTCAGCATCACGGGAATCATGCGGGCAAAACGCCCACGCACCAGCAGATGCTGGTCGACGAACACGTCGCTGCCGATGAAGCCCAGGCCCGGCGCGATCTCGCGGCCATCCGTCACGCCCATCTTGAGCATGTCGAGCACGGGTTTGGCATCGTAGAACATGGTCGTGCTCATGATGGCCGCGCCGGCGCTGGAACCGGCGATCACGCCGCCGTTGCGGTAGACCGACCAGATGGCTTCCAGCGCGGCCGTGCGGCTGCCGTCCGGGCGCAGCAGGGCTTGCGTGATGCGCCCCTGGTCGCCGCCGGCAAAATAGATGCCGGTGGCCGACTTGATCTGCGTGACGATGGCAGGGTCTTCGGCCGCCTTGCGGTAATCGCGATTGGCCAGCTTGACGGCCAGCGGCACGAAAAAGGCCTCGGCGCCATATTGATTGAGTTTCTTGATGATGTTTTCACCGGATTTTTCCGGGTTCATCGCGGCCGACGCCAGCACGGCGATGCGCGCGCCCGGCCCGCCCGACAGCTTGACGATACGTTGCCAGACTTCGGCATTGTCGGCGCGCAGGCCGCCGCCGATGATGACGAGAGTGCCCTGCGGCGCGCTGCCGATGGCGCTGCCGGCCGGCGCCGCCACGGCATGGACGCTGCACAATGCCAGCACGAACAGCAGCGCGGCGCGGAAGGTGTGGTACAGGCTTGAAGATGATTTCATGGTGCCTTTCGAATACAAGAAAAGTGGCGCGCACTTGTCGATACCGGCGCGCGCCCTTGCTGCCAAACTGCTGCTTGCAACCCAACTCCACCGAACGACGATACTACCTGCCGCATATGACAGCGTTGTTGCGGCATCCCCGACTTTTTTTACTTGAAGCTGTAATTGGCGCTCGCATAGAAGCGCCGGCCGCGCGGGTCCGTGTAGCTGGGATCATAGCCGGACAGGAAAAAATAGGCCTGGTTCGAGTATGGCGGACTGGTATTGAACAGATTCTGTATGCCCGCGCGCAGCTTGAACTGCTCGCTCACCGCATAGGCCGCCGACATGTCCCACAAGGTGTACGCCTTCACCCGGTTCGGCTTGACCACGCTGCCGTCATCGATGTTGATGGCCGAGTTCTGATCCCGGTAGCCGCTCGAATACGTGTTCGACAGGCTGGCCGAATACGGGCCGCTATCCCAATCGAGTGTGATCGTGTGGCGCCAGCGCTGCACCACGCCGTCCGTGACGAAGCGATTGAGATTGCTGATGAAATCGTCGCCGGGACTGGTCTGGATTTTTGAGCCCAGCACATACGTGCCGCTCAGGTGGCCGCCAAAGCGTCCCCACGCCGTTTGCACGCCATGCAGGTCTGCCGTGATATCGATGCCAGCAGCTTTTTGCGCACCGCGGTTTTCCTTGCGCAGCTCGATATAGTCGATTTCATTGTCCTCGTTGCGGTGCACGAGGTTGCCGTACTTGGCCAGGTTGCCCAGGATGATGTCGTCGCCGATTTCGCTGATCAGGTTCGTGCGCCTGATGTTCCAGTAATCGGCACTGAAGGTCCAGTGCCGGCTCGGTTCGAGCACCAGGCCCACCGAGAACTGGCGGCTGCGTTCCGGTTTCAGTTTGTCGTTGCTGTAGCGGCGCGTATCCCAGTCTTGCGCGCAATCGGCATAATTGTTGTCCACGGTGGCGCACAGCACGGGATCGGGCAGGGTCGCCGTACTGCTGTAGACGGTGGGACGGTGCAAGTCCGACATCGACGGCGCGCGGAAGCCCTTGCCGGCCGAAGCGCGCAGCAGCACCTGCTTGCTGGGCATGTAGGTCAGACCGACCTTGGGACTGAGGGCGCCGCCCACCTGCTCGTAATGGTCGTAGCGGCCTGACAACTGCGCCTGCCATTGCCTGGTCAACGGCAGCAGCAATTCGCCATAGACGGCTTGTACATTGCGGCTGTCGCTGGTACCCCTGCCGCCTTCCGGCGCCGCATCGTTGCTGATGTTGTCGCTCATGAGCAGCGCCGATGGACGGAACTCGGTGCGTTCGCGCCGCACTTCGCCGCCCACGGCCAGCGCCATGTCGCCGCCGCCCATGGGCATCAAGGCGCGCGACACCTTGAAATCGAGCGAGTCCATGACGCCGCGCGCATGGCGCACCTCGTCGTCGACCTGGATGCTGTCGAGCAGCGCCCGGCCTTTCGCGCCGGAAGGCCCGAAGGGATTGATGTCGCCGGCGGCGATCCCTGTCTGCAGCTTGTCGTACAAGACGTAGCCGTGGGTATCGCGGTCCTTCACCACATTGACGCTGTGATTAAAGCCCACGTCGTAATCCCAGCCGGCGAGCGTGCCGGTGGCGCCCACGACGTAACGCTGGCTCTCGCTGGTCAGCTGGCTGGTGCGCATACCCGCCTCGTTCAGCCGCATGCGCAGTTCCAGTTCGCGCTCCACCTGCTTGCCATCGTCATCGAGCAGCGTGTCGAAACCCGCATTGGCCAGCTGCGGCACCTTGCTGTAATCGAGGTAGCCGATCACGCGCGCCGACGACCCCACGTAATGGCTGCGCGAGCGGCTCAGCGCCACTTCCGCATACAGCTGGTGATCGTTATTCAATTTCAGCACGCCGCGCGTGAGCAGGTTCTGCTTGTCCGTCTTCGGATACAGCTCCGTGTCGCCCATATAGTTATAGGTACAGGCATCGACGCCACCCGTGCCCGCCGGCAGGTACAGATTGGCCGGCGGCGCGCAGTTCGGAATGCCAAAATTGATCTGGCGGTTGGTGATCGGCTGGCCGTTGAGCAGGAAGCCGTTGTCCTGCAGGTGCTCGCGCTGGGCGCTGGACAGGCGGATATTCGCCGGGCTGGTAAAGTTCGACAGCAAATGCCCGAGGCGCTGCGGAATCTGCAGGTTCGGGATGAACTTGCGCTGCGAGGAGCGCAAGCCGTCCGTTTTTTGCAGGTCGACCACGGCGAAGATATTGTAGCCATCCGCAGCCAGGTCGCCCGTGCCGGCCGTGATGCTGGCCGTGCGCTTGCCCGCGCCGCCTTCATCGGTGCGGCTGCCGTAGACGTTCAGCTCCACGCCCTGGTAATCCTTGCGCGTAATAAAATTGATGACGCCGCCGATGGCGTCCGTGCCGTACAGGGCCGAGGCGCCATCGAGCAGCACTTCCACGCGCTGCAGGGCGGCGGCCGGGATGTTGTTCAGGTCCACGCCCGCATCGTCGCCGGGCGAGGCAAAGTTGGCCATGCGCCGGCCATTGAGCAGCACCAGGGTCGACGAAGTGCCCACGCCGCGCAGGTTGGCGCTGTTGAAGCCGCGCTGGTCGCCGCCCACGTTGATGCTGGCGCCGTCCGTCAGGCCGCCCACGTTGGCCGACACGCGCGCCATCAGCTCGGCCGCCGTCGTCACGCCTGCCTTTTCGATTGCGGCGCGCGTGATGATCTGCACGGGCAGCGCCGTTTCCGATTCCAGGCGCTTGATGGCCGACCCCGTGATCTCCACGCGCTGCATTTTTTTCGGTGCAGGTTCTGTCTCCTGCTCCTGCGCCTGCGCCTGCGCCTGCGCACCATTGCCCAGCATGCCCAGCGCCGCCGATACGCTCAGCGCGCCCAGCGCCACGCGCACGCCTTGCGCCAGCACCGACTCGCGTGGCAAGGCGCCGTCCTGTCTTTTCATCTGCATTGTCACTCTCCCCCTGATGTTGATGTCTGATTTTTATAATGATTTTGGGACTGCCTTGCGCTGCTTCGCCGCTGTTTTTCGTGGGCCCTGCACGCCATGTTCGCCGCCATATAGATAGGCGGCGATGACGTCGCTCAAGCGGGCCGCTTTTTCTACGTTCTTTTTGTTCGATACCATCAGCGCCACGGCCAGCGCCTC
Coding sequences within:
- the rbbA gene encoding ribosome-associated ATPase/putative transporter RbbA → MASTSPVVSIRGVSQHYGKTVALDGIDLDVPAGRMVGLIGPDGVGKSSLLSLVAGARAVQQGTVMALGGDMRDARHRDDVCPRIAYMPQGLGKNLYPTLSVEENLQFFARLFGHDAAERRRRIDQLTRSTGLQSFLARPAGKLSGGMKQKLGLCCALIHDPDLLILDEPTTGVDPLARAQFWDLIAGIRVQRPQMSVMVATAYMDEAQRFDWLVAMDDGRVLDTGTPAELLARTDSGNLEAAFIKLLPEAKRAGHQPVVITPLDAASAQDVAIEAQDLTMRFGDFTAVDHVNFRIGRGEIFGFLGSNGCGKSTTMKMLTGLLPATEGKAWLFGKQVDSSDIDTRRRVGYMSQAFSLYSELTVRQNLVLHARLFHVPEGEIPARIDEMAQRFDLGAVMDDLPDSLPLGIRQRLSLAVAMVHKPEMLILDEPTSGVDPIARDNFWRLMIELARRDHVTIFISTHFMNEAERCDRISLMHAGKVLVSDAPAELVRKKGAPSLEAAFIAYLEEAGGGTAPAAQESEAPVQKAEAVAPQQERRRSRFSLGRMLSYMWRETLELRRDPVRLTLALGGSVLLLFVIGFGISLDVEDLSYAVLDHDQTTLSQNYTNNLAGSRYFIERPPLRDYADIDKRMRSGELSLAIEIPPGFARDVQRGAPAQVGAWIDGAMPMRAETVQGYVQGMHQLWLADQALHRYGITMSNPVAIQTRYRYNPDVKSLPAMVPAVIPLLLLMLPAMLAALSVVREKELGSIINLYVTPVTRLEFLLGKQVPYVVLAMFNFLLMALLAVTAFGVPVKGSLATLIGATFIFNICATGIGLFASTFTRSQIAALFVTMIGTMIPAIQFSGLLNPVSSMEGVGKAIGLMYPATHMLNISRGVFNKALGLGDLHASFWPLIVAIPVILGVTVALLKKQES
- a CDS encoding HlyD family secretion protein; protein product: MNAQLKKKLIPAALVVAVLVLGYVAWQKMRPTGPGEGFVSGNGRIEATEIDVATKLAGRVKEILVREGDFVKAGQPLATMQVDSLAAQRDEARARQQQASDAVVGAQAQVAVRESDKAAALAMVAQRESELDAAKRRLARSETLSKEGASSVQELDDDRARVRSVAAALNAARAQVTAAQAAIDAAKAQVVGSRSAVVAAEATTARIDADLADGQLAAPRDGRVQYLVAQQGEVLAGGGKVLNLVDLSDVYMTFFLPETAAGKVALGGEVRIILDAAPQYVIPATISFVAASAQFTPKTVETASERQKLMFRVKAQISRELLQKHLALVKVGLPGVAWVRLDGKQAWPAELTAKVPQ
- a CDS encoding efflux transporter outer membrane subunit, giving the protein MTMAVLTLPHHAMLAALAATLALAGCASMAPAYAPPPLPVAAQYPETDPAGAHAPDVAWQSYFADPRLQALIAQALASNRDIRIAALRVEEARAAYGIQRAEQFPTIALGASGSRARMPDDLSPTGRAMTSAQYQAGLNVSAWELDFWGRVRSLKDSALQTLLASDEARRAVGVALVAQVANGYLGLRELDERVELARATVDSRAESLRIFTRRFEVGSISKLDLTQVETLLSQALSLSAQLEQARAVQAHALAQLVGGPVDLTPVAEVRRFDDASVLQPLHAGLPSALLTQRPDLIAAEHQLRAAQANIGAARAAFFPTISLTAAYGTASAELNGLFDSGSGAWNLAPRMVLPIFDAGRLRANMDLAEVRRDVAVANYEKSVQGAFREVADALSNRRWLALQVDIGKTTLAAQSERARLAKLRYDNGAAPYLEVLDAQRDLLTVEQQLVQTRRALLSSQVSLYAALGGGAPVASAAASTH
- the fabI gene encoding enoyl-ACP reductase FabI; translated protein: MTAPLQQLSLQGKRGLVVGIANAQSIAWGCANALRAAGAELAVTWLNDKARTHVEPLAQQVQASIMAPLDVAVPGQLEALFAQIERQWGRIDFVVHSIAYAPKHDLHGRVTDSSADGFAQAMDVSCHSFMRMAKLAEPLMPDGGSLMTMSYLGAEEVIADYGLMGPVKAALEASVRYLAAELGPQGIRVNAISPGPLETRAASGIAHFDRLMADAIERSPMRRLATIEDVGALCAFLAGGGARAITGGTLYVDGGYNILN